One Littorina saxatilis isolate snail1 linkage group LG1, US_GU_Lsax_2.0, whole genome shotgun sequence genomic window carries:
- the LOC138959885 gene encoding immunoglobulin-like and fibronectin type III domain-containing protein 1 isoform X1, translating into MTSLPDAAKNMESSSKQCGKSSYRSLGKKPPSRPQGPIKVLSTTKTSATIEWRAPEDDGGLPLSAYVLEKREFPRSTWSRVDKISPDMTSNTIQNLTTGSDYFFRVMAENKAGPSPPLEMDKPVRIKSPYVVPEPPTGPVYFSHLDATSVVLDWRAPRDDGGAPVLNYRIEVSQNQETWTEVTIVDGDLTKTKAKNLATDKKHYFRIFAINKVGTSKPLESDAVTPKRPVGPPGKPVGPLEAKAITRDSVQLDWKPPQDDGGLPITGYIIEKHEAMRMTWSRADKTTDDEDTGGTCHWR; encoded by the exons ATGACGTCACTTCCTGATGCCGCCAAAAATATGGAGTCCTCTTCAAAGCAGTGTGGAAAAAGCAGCTACAGATCTCTGGGAAAAA AGCCACCATCCAGACCACAAGGACCCATCAAGGTCCTGAGCACCACCAAAACGTCAGCCACCATCGAGTGGCGCGCTCCAGAGGATGACGGAGGCTTGCCGCTTTCAGCTTACGTGCTGGAGAAGCGCGAGTTCCCTCGCTCCACCTGGAGCCGTGTGGACAAGATCAGTCCCGACATGACCAGTAACACCATCCAGAACTTGACCACTGGGTCAGACTACTTCTTCCGTGTGATGGCAGAGAACAAGGCTGGGCCCAGTCCACCTCTGGAGATGGACAAGCCTGTTAGGATCAAGAGTCCTTATG TTGTTCCTGAACCTCCTACGGGACCCGTCTACTTCAGTCACTTGGATGCAACAAGTGTTGTCCTTGACTGGCGTGCGCCTCGAGATGATGGCGGTGCCCCTGTGCTTAACTACCGCATTGAGGTGTCGCAGAACCAGGAAACCTGGACAGAGGTGACCATTGTTGATGGTGACTTGACCAAGACCAAGGCAAAGAACCTGGCCACAGACAAGAAGCACTACTTCAGAATCTTCGCCATCAACAAAGTGGGAACCAGCAAACCGCTTGAGTCGGATGCTGTTACACCAAAGAGGCCTGTTG GACCACCGGGAAAACCAGTGGGACCTTTGGAAGCAAAGGCCATCACCCGCGACTCTGTCCAGCTGGACTGGAAGCCACCTCAAGATGACGGAGGCTTGCCCATCACTGGCTACATCATTGAGAAGCATGAGGCCATGCGCATGACATGGAGTCGCGCTGACAAGACCACAGACGACGAGGACACTGGAGGGACTTGTCACTGGAGATGA
- the LOC138959885 gene encoding immunoglobulin superfamily member 22-like isoform X2 — MTSLPDAAKNMESSSKQCGKSSYRSLGKKPPSRPQGPIKVLSTTKTSATIEWRAPEDDGGLPLSAYVLEKREFPRSTWSRVDKISPDMTSNTIQNLTTGSDYFFRVMAENKAGPSPPLEMDKPVRIKSPYDVPSAPTGLRVSNVTDKSADVSWTAPDSDGGTPITNYIVQTRIIPRSTFTTVQETTETKVTLTGLVADSQYMLQIIAVNAEGQSLPLQSREPICPEKILSKCLKSLFS, encoded by the exons ATGACGTCACTTCCTGATGCCGCCAAAAATATGGAGTCCTCTTCAAAGCAGTGTGGAAAAAGCAGCTACAGATCTCTGGGAAAAA AGCCACCATCCAGACCACAAGGACCCATCAAGGTCCTGAGCACCACCAAAACGTCAGCCACCATCGAGTGGCGCGCTCCAGAGGATGACGGAGGCTTGCCGCTTTCAGCTTACGTGCTGGAGAAGCGCGAGTTCCCTCGCTCCACCTGGAGCCGTGTGGACAAGATCAGTCCCGACATGACCAGTAACACCATCCAGAACTTGACCACTGGGTCAGACTACTTCTTCCGTGTGATGGCAGAGAACAAGGCTGGGCCCAGTCCACCTCTGGAGATGGACAAGCCTGTTAGGATCAAGAGTCCTTATG ATGTGCCATCAGCACCAACAGGCCTGCGCGTGTCCAACGTCACAGATAAATCAGCAGATGTGTCTTGGACCGCTCCGGACAGCGACGGTGGCACGCCCATCACCAACTACATCGTTCAGACCCGCATCATCCCTCGTTCCACCTTCACCACCGTCCAGGAGACGACAGAAaccaaagtgaccttgaccggcCTTGTTGCGGACAGCCAGTACATGCTGCAGATCATCGCAGTCAACGCTGAGGGACAGAGCCTGCCTCTGCAGTCCAGAGAACCCATCTGCCCAGAGAAGATCCTCAGTAAGTGTTTGAAAAGTCTCTTTTCATAA
- the LOC138959896 gene encoding immunoglobulin superfamily member 22-like produces MEKPIFPPSPPTGPLVISDVTKTSFKVTWKAPEKDGGSPVTHYSVEKRETWKTSWTLVERVPGDRLTCDLLLLQEGQDLVGVKAENVAGESKPLESEHAITPMSPYKKPSAPESLTATDVTETAVSLKWKPPTSDGGLPIKSYIVERRDKHWGSWVKAGTTKGTVTTLDVDGLVTGQEYYFRVSAENEEGVGPETEMKELVKPTREAGENVI; encoded by the exons ATGGAAAAGCCTATCT TCCCACCATCACCGCCTACAGGCCCTCTGGTGATATCAGACGTGACCAAGACCAGCTTCAAGGTCACCTGGAAGGCACCAGAGAAGGACGGTGGATCTCCAGTCACTCACTACTCTGTGGAGAAGCGCGAGACGTGGAAGACAAGCTGGACGTTGGTGGAGCGTGTCCCTGGCGACCGTCTTACCTGCGACCTGCTCCTTCTGCAGGAAGGACAGGACCTTGTCGGGGTCAAGGCCGAGAACGTTGCTGGAGAGTCCAAGCCTCTGGAATCGGAACATGCCATCACACCAATGAGTCCTTACA AGAAACCATCAGCCCCAGAATCACTGACAGCAACAGACGTCACAGAAACAGCAGTGTCGCTGAAATGGAAGCCACCTACCAGCGACGGAGGACTGCCGATCAAGTCCTACATCGTCGAGCGTCGCGACAAGCACTGGGGTTCATGGGTTAAGGCCGGAACCACCAAGGGCACAGTGACGACTTTAGATGTGGATGGCTTGGTGACTGGACAGGAGTACTACTTCCGTGTCTCTGCCGAGAATGAGGAGGGAGTTGGGCCAGAAACTGAGATGAAGGAGCTGGTCAAACCAACAAGGGAAGCTGGTGAGAATGTCATTTGA